The following is a genomic window from Pseudothermotoga thermarum DSM 5069.
TCACGTATGTCGTTTTTGTTTTTTGAAAGCTGATCAACAAAGTACTCAAGCAAAACCTTTTCCACTTTCTCTCGTTTTTACAGCTTCTATGGCAACATTAAGAGCTAGCAAATAGGTTTGCTCGACAATTTGTTCCATCACTTGTATCATTTGACTTATGGTCTTGGATGATTCACTCAACTGTTTCATCGAACGTTCAAGTTCCGACTGACTAGGAAGATAACAATCATCGCGCTAGACAATGATGCTGCTATCGTTAACTCCGCCGCTAGACCTTCTTTTATAACTACGATTTTTTGATTATCTGTTGTTACCAATTCAACAACTTTATTTTAACAATCCTGTTGTATAAAAAGTTCGTATGGCGAAGTATTCGAATCCTTTCAGAGCTCTCAGAAACAAAAATTACCTTTTGTTCTGGTCGACGCAGAGTATTTCGCTGATAGGAACGTGGATAGACACCACGTTGAGAGGCTGGGTTGGTGTAAACGTTTTGCCTGAAAACAAGGCAGCTGGTTTCATTGGATTGATCGCTTTTTTGAAAGGTTTTCCCACGGTGTTTCTTTCACCAGTCAGTGGGGTTTTGATAGATTGGTTTGGACCGAGGGAAGTATTGTTTCTAACGCAAGTTGCAGATACCATCAACGCTTGTGTCATGGCTTTTTTGGTTTACAAAAATATTCTTACTCCAGCTCAACTTTTGATTTTAAGCGTTTTAATGGGCATATCCGGTGCTTTCTATCTTCCGTCGAGGAACACTTTTATATCAAGTGTTGTTCCGAAAGATTACCTTCCTAACGCACTAGCACTTCATGCTCTTATCTTTAATTTAGCAAGGATGATCGGTCCTTCAATAGCAGGATTCGTTGTTAAATACTATGGTTTATCGTTTGGTTTTATTTTGAACGCCATTTCTTTTGTCCCACTTTTGATCGTTTTACCCACTATACCGACGAATTATCAACGTAACTTAAGCAAAGAACGAGCCTTTTTCAAGGACCTATCAGAGGGTTTAAAAATAGTTGTCAAAGACAAAAGAATACTGTCAACTTTTATATCCCTGACTGTTTACGCTGTGTTCGGCATGCCGTACAGTATGCTTATGCAAGCTTTCGCGAAATCGGCCATGCGCACAGGGCTTGTTGGCTATGGCTTGGTGATGGGTTCAATGGGGCTTGGTGCTTTTGTTGGAGCCATTTTAGCCGGTGGTATGGATTCAAAAAAGGTAATACAGATCAACGAAGAGTTCCTTATACTTGCAATAGGTACAAGTACATTTGTTACTTCCGTTTATCCAAATGCGGCAATTTTCACGTCTTTTGTCAACGGCTTGTGTCAAACTGTATTTTTCAACGTTACCAACAGCAGAACTCAACTTCTTTCTCCGATGCATGCAAAAGGGCGCGTTATGTCTTTGTACGCCCTCATAAACAACGGTGGATCACCCGTTGGTACTTTTGTTTTCGGACTTCTTGGCAACGTAATAGGAATTAGAGCGTCCTACCAAATCCTTGCCCTTGCACTGATTGCCTACTTTGTCATCCACAAATTTTTGATAAAACAACCTGAGACCGAGTCTACTTATTAACTTTTTTCAATCAGAAGCACAGTCAGCAATTCGACTAATTTTTCAAAATCATCCAATGAAATGTATTCTGCATTTGAATGAAGATATTTCACTGCCAAACTTATTGGAACCATTCTTGCGTTGGAATCAACTGCAACCGAGCTATCCGTTCCACCGCCGGTTACGCCAACTTGAATAGGTATGTGGTTTCTCTCGGCTTTTTGAAGAATTTCCATCATTAGGCTGTAGCTACCGATGGCGCTGTTGTCAGCCATTCTCAGAACTGGTCCATTACCCGGAGCCACATCTCCCGTAAGTTGTGAACAACATGCAAAAGAGTCTATGGCATAACATATGTCTACTTTGTGGCATGAAAGAAAAGCTTTTGCGCCTTTTAGGCCTATTTCTTCTTGAACAGTCCAAACGAAGAAGACTTTTTTATCAAGGTTTTCATTCTTAACTTTGTGAAGCACCTTCACAAGGCTAAGGCAACCAAATCTGTCGTCCAAAGATCTTACAGAAATGTATTTTCCGTTCAAAACACTAACGTGCTTTTTGAAAACAGCGTAGTCTAAAACTTTCACACCCATTTTTATGGCTTCTTCTTTGCTTTTAGCTCCAATATCGATGGTCAAATTGTCAATTGGCTGATTCCCACCGAGGTGAGGAGGAATAGCTCCAATTACTCCATCCAACGAGCCGTTTTGAGTTATTATTTGAAGATGAGATCCCAAAAGCAACCTATCGTCAAAACCACCGATCTTTTTAAAAGTCAAAGTTCCATCTTGTTTGATTCCTGTTATCAGCAAACCGATTTCGTCCATATGAGCCATCAAAGCCACAAACTCTTTTCCGCTGCCTATTTCAACTATCAGATTTCCAACGTTGTCAACTTTGTACGGCATATCTTTTGGCAACATGTTTATGATTTTTTGCCTTATCATTTCTTCCCTTCCAGAGATTCCAGCAGTTAAACACAAATCAACAAGCTCGTTTATCCAATCTTTTTGCATACTTTCATCACCCCACAAAATTATACCAAAACGTTAGCATAACAAACTATTATTCCATCTCGCAAAATTTCTTGGACATTGATTTGATCTTTTCTATACAAAAAAGTATTAGAAAAACGGAGAAAACCAAAGGTACTCCAAAACTTGTCAAATCAACAAGTAAATCGTTTTTCAAAAATAGCTTGAGAAATTCTAGGCGCTCAATTCGAAGAGTTATCGGGAAAACCAAACCAAAAGATGCTGCAATTGTAAAAACTTGTATCCGCAAAATATGTTCCATCGATAAAATTTTTGAAGGATTCATTATTTCTGTTGCTTTTTTATGCTTTAACGTAACATCAACTCCCATCACCGCAGCAAATAAATACAAAACAAAAACGGCAGGATAAAGCAAATAAAAGATACCGCTAACTTTTAAAAACAATTGAATCAAAATTGATGAAGCCATGAATACACCGCAAAATAGCAGTGGGGGAAGAACGATCTTTGGAATTAACAAAACTTTTGCTTCAACCGGCATAGTTTTTGGTATTGGCCATACGTAAAGTTCTTGACCGACAAGCAAAGCCGAACATACAGAGACGTACAAAGAACTCATGAAAATAACAAAAATAACAGAAGTTGCAACCGATTTGGTGGTATAACCAAGGATCAACCAAAGGATGATAGGATAAAAGAACATCATAACCGTTTGACTTTGCCTTAAAAGAGTCTTGAGTTCTTTTTTCATCAAGCCAAAATTGTTGGTGATTAAAAGCGTTCTCTTTGAAACACTTTTTTGATTTTCTTCGAAAGTCAGTCTATCTGCCATTTTAAGGCTCAAAAACCATGTCAACATGCCCAAGAGAAATAAACTAGCGAGGTGCGCATAACTTCCTTGGATTATGTAAACTGGCCAAATAAAAATATTCAGATGGCTCAACAATTTTTCACCGATTTGGACAAAGCTTTCAAGTTTGCCTTCCAAAAACTTGCTGAAAAGTTCAGGAAGCATTTGAGTAGAAACTAAGAAGATCACAACGCTCAACAAGAGTGTGACGACGTTTACTGTTCTGGCGGTTGATTTTCTCATCAATAAACCAACCGATGACGCCAGAATGAGTGAGAGAGAAAAAACAAAGAAAAACATCAAAAGCCCAGAGATTGTTGCAAGGAAAACATTTCTTCCGGTGGCAATCGAATAAGCTATGAAAACAGAAAAATACATAACAGCAGCGAAGGCTTGATTTACAAAGGTTAATATCATTTGATAAAGTGCTATGCTTGATCTTTTCAGAGGATAGCTTAATAACATCGTTATTTCTTCGTTCTTTACAAAAGAACTCACCAAATTTGTAAAAAGGGATGTAAAAAATATCGCAGTGATCATCGTCAACCAATAGGAAACGATTATAGTTGGAAAGTCAAGGCCGTCAATCACAACGTGAAAGGTTTGTTTGAAAAGTTCAAAGAAAATCACCGACAGCGGTATACCGTAGACAAATGCAAAAGCCAACGCTAGCAAAACGTTTCTTGGAAGCTTTCTTTCGCTTTTTCTCGGGAAGGAA
Proteins encoded in this region:
- a CDS encoding methyl-accepting chemotaxis protein, whose translation is MKQLSESSKTISQMIQVMEQIVEQTYLLALNVAIEAVKTRESGKGFA
- a CDS encoding MFS transporter, producing MAKYSNPFRALRNKNYLLFWSTQSISLIGTWIDTTLRGWVGVNVLPENKAAGFIGLIAFLKGFPTVFLSPVSGVLIDWFGPREVLFLTQVADTINACVMAFLVYKNILTPAQLLILSVLMGISGAFYLPSRNTFISSVVPKDYLPNALALHALIFNLARMIGPSIAGFVVKYYGLSFGFILNAISFVPLLIVLPTIPTNYQRNLSKERAFFKDLSEGLKIVVKDKRILSTFISLTVYAVFGMPYSMLMQAFAKSAMRTGLVGYGLVMGSMGLGAFVGAILAGGMDSKKVIQINEEFLILAIGTSTFVTSVYPNAAIFTSFVNGLCQTVFFNVTNSRTQLLSPMHAKGRVMSLYALINNGGSPVGTFVFGLLGNVIGIRASYQILALALIAYFVIHKFLIKQPETESTY
- a CDS encoding M42 family metallopeptidase: MQKDWINELVDLCLTAGISGREEMIRQKIINMLPKDMPYKVDNVGNLIVEIGSGKEFVALMAHMDEIGLLITGIKQDGTLTFKKIGGFDDRLLLGSHLQIITQNGSLDGVIGAIPPHLGGNQPIDNLTIDIGAKSKEEAIKMGVKVLDYAVFKKHVSVLNGKYISVRSLDDRFGCLSLVKVLHKVKNENLDKKVFFVWTVQEEIGLKGAKAFLSCHKVDICYAIDSFACCSQLTGDVAPGNGPVLRMADNSAIGSYSLMMEILQKAERNHIPIQVGVTGGGTDSSVAVDSNARMVPISLAVKYLHSNAEYISLDDFEKLVELLTVLLIEKS